ATGCTGTtagtattttaaatatttaaataaataaaatatatttaattagtTTTTATAAATAACATTGATATCAATAATAATTACATTTAGCAACTAGTGTTTATTATTTAGTACTTGATTCTTAATAGCAATAATTAACATATTGACATTGTTGATATACATGCAGTGACCAACTAGAAGCCCACATCCAACCCAACCATTAGCTTAAACCTGCCTTGTTTACATGAGCCTGCATGATATATGTGGTCACACAATGCTGAAAAGGCCATGTGTATAGTTGCATGCTGATGAGCAAGTTGTATATGCGGCGGCACAATGCTAATCTTCTTGTATATGCATATGCAAAGCGTCAAACAAACTTTTCCATCCATATGCGGCTCGACCGCATATGATAGCCACCGATAGGTTATACGGTGCACTTTAAGGGAATACATATGCATAGGTGGCTGCATATGCAGCCTTATACACCCGCATTTCAGAACAGTCTATTCGAAGATTGTGGTTGATTGAAACATatgttcttttaaaattttacctATTTATATGTGGGAGAGGCAAGATTCTCTCCCTATGTGTCTGTGTGATTTTTTTAAGGAAAACCCTATTAGAATAATGCCAAAGGGGCAAAAAGTCTGCTTGAGGTAGCAATTTCCAATCGGATCTCATGCTGGCTTGACTTTAAGCAAATACATGGTAATTTGTTTGCTTTTATCTGAATAAAATAGTCAAAAATGCATGTTGTTTGGCAAGACGATGCAGACTGTTCCCATACAAAAAGATCTTCTTCATTTGTTATGAATATATTGCAAGAAAGGACAACCAAAAGTGTTGTCGACACACTTCTATTGTGACCATATATTTCCTATGCTGATCTTTTGTTATCTGAATATATATTTGTtaagtttatttatttttctttcagaaACTATAACTTTCGATGTGAAACAAAACCAGACTGGACTGTAATCTTGCTGGAATGAAAAAAAAACCAAGATTTTGAACCTTATTCCAAGCAGAGAGTGAAAATGCATAGATATACAAAATAGTAGGCAACTGTCCAgcatttaattattaatatgcTGCCTTGCTTCTAGATTTCCTGGCATGTCGTTTTTCTTATCACATCTCATTCTTGAACTTGTTGCTTGAACCTGGATCCTTCACTCTTACGACCATGAATCCATGTAATGTGAAAACCATTTCTTTCCTTCTGTTTCTTCTATTTTCCTGGGAATCTTGTTATTAAGCATTCAATTCTGCCGGTACAATCTGTAAATCGAGTTACTTTTACTTATGGGGGGATGAAACTCAACTAGTTTCTTCTATGAATAATTGAATATCCCTCTACCAGTTCACAGGCTAAAGACCTTCCAGGCACAGCCACTACCAGTGTTTGCCAACCATTTTTTTGCTTCATGCATTGTATGCAATTCTTTTTCAGGCAcatcttaattttagttttgcTAGATCATGAAACAAAACACCTGGCATTGCTACAATTATTGAGAAAGACATTATTCATCTCTTGAGCATTCACTGGGAAGAGTTTGAAGAGTTTCAATTCAGTATACAGATATACTGAGAATGGTACACTAATTACTTACACTCGCTGATACTATCAGTTTCGGGAGGCTGCAAAAAGTGAAGATGATTCTGCACTCCTCAAGGTCATGGCTTGTTATGGTAAGTGTAACATGAGTATGCTTTGCTTGTATGGTTTTTTTTGCAGCTTTTCTAATATggattataaatattttatttatgaaaGGTGAGGATGTTGTCGAAGCTCTTGGCAGTGAGGTGGATCGGCTTGAAAGTGAGATTCAGAAGATTGTCCCAGGGATCCGGCATGTTGATATTGAAGCGCACAATCCAGAAGGAATGTCAATATAGTTTCCAGTTTGTGTGGCTCACGTAGACTGACCATTTCCATCTGATTGATTGTTCGCCAAATTATTCAGAAGTCGTGTTCAAGAGGCTTCAATTTCATTTCTATGGAGCCATATGTTGATACATTGGTTGCTGAATATCACAGAGGAAAACTGTTCTTTGCAGAGCACACAAAGCTATGttcatttacaaaagaaaatagtACTTGGGATTTGGGAGCCATTGCAGAGTCAGTTCAAGCAATAAAGCAGCTCAGAGTCATGGAGGAGATGTATTTACTCAACATACTTTACCAAACAAACTTGGATGTCCTGTCTGTTTACCAATTATTTCATCAGAAATATAGGTTGATATCATTtgcatgtttttcttttttctattcaTCTGCTTCACGTCTAAATTCTACTTCATGGCTAATATATGATGCACCttccaaataaaaaagaatctgCACTCTATCATTATCGAAACTGTCTAAACTTAGATGTACCTAAACAATTTATCATCTGTATGTACAGACTAATGCATAGCAAGTTTTTCTATCATCTCCATTAAAtacttattcttcaataaactacattacattttttttttatcttcatGGGGAGGGTCTCGGTtgattttcctttctttataCTTAGATGTTTTAGATCGTTAAGTTTGAAAAGTCCAATCAGATGTTTTAGTTCGTTAAGTTTTAAAAGTCCAACCAACATAGACTCATCGAATATTTATAGAAAATTGCAATCTACATCACATAATAGTGTGCTTATATATCTTCAATGACGTTGTTCTTTTAACTTTCCCCCTGTTTCTcgctatttttttgaatttatttcaGAAGGAAACGTGAGGGAAGCCCACCCACTGCGTCTCTCCATCCCAAGTGTCTCTCCTCCCTCGGCTTTTGCTTCACGCACGTAGAAGGAAGCCATGGCATTCGTCATCCATCGTGGCGGCCGCCGCCAGGCTTATATATCTTCATTGACCTCCTCCCTACTCGCCGCCGGATCCGGCGGCCGGATAACCCTGGCGGCGGCCGCCACAATGGATGACTAATGCCATGGGTTTCTTCTTCCAAACGCTAGATTCTTCTGGATTAGAGCCTAGAGCTAACCGGAAAAAGTCATTCTTTTCTATCTAAAAATGTTGTCGGTCAAAAGTGGCTCGGTCATAATAAATCATAATAAAGAATGAGTGAAATCCGTGGGCACTGATTAAATTTATGTACCAGCAGGTTATGTGCCATCAGAAATGCATGATAATTTTAATAAATGATTCCACAAAATTATAGATTATCGAgtcttaatattttttttaaaaaatatcaataCATAAGTAGTTACCATggaaatcatcatcatcatcatcatcatatatatatatatatatatatatatatatatatatatatatatatatatatatatatatatatatatatatatatatatgtaaggcGTTTTTTTAGTAATTTATGTATCTAATttagtaatttttattttttaatttgatattgAAATCAACAACATTTCTCCCTGCTGAGAACGACAGTATTTCTCAGGTCATATATAACATGTACATGGAACGTCCAAAAAACTCAGTAAAGTGGTTGCAAGCATCCACGTCTTAAACCCCTATGGCAACCGACTCGTTCTAGTTGAAaatgatcaataaaaaaaaatttaaataaatatctttttaaaatttaaatttgtgtgaatacttttttaaaatttataatgatttttgtaccctcataaaatattatttttgcacaaatgcccaTATAACGATTCTTCTAATAtcgttaataaaaatcatatttattttatttaaaaataaaataattttttgaaattattttttttgttctccatcacgattggcttataaatatttttttcacatCTACTCATTTTAGCTtaaaactgttaattttttaatagcATTAGATAGTATGGATACATATGTAAAAataagaattaaaaaataataaatggtaaaaaaatttataaaagtaTATGCagatattaatttttaaaaaatattcattgaAAAATTGGTATTTAGGagaatatttatgtaaaaaaaatctaaaataatttcaaaCGGTCCCGGTCGCTTTCACAAGATATCCCAAAACCGGGACAAAACCCGACAAAAATCTCACACGAAATCCACAAACCGATGACGTATTCAGGACAGAGAGAGAAAATTCATTACAAGATCAaataatgaattaaaataaGAAGCCGACAACACCAGAGCGCCACCGCTCTCGGCCCACGTCGTCACGAAAAGTGTAGTAAAGGACAAAACTACGGCGGTTTTGGGACCTCAGGGCCGCGGAAGcttcccctttctttttttttttcccttttttttaaaggCACCAAATTAACCCGATGGGGACCATAGGACTCCGGAAGCTTCCCCGTCGCCGTATATGAGCCCCGGGCCCGCGCGGGCTCACCGCTGCGAAGAGGAAAggaaggagggggaaagaggaATGTGGTTGGTGTTCGGGtgcaaggaggaggagagggtgtTGGGGAGCCAGCAGGCGCCGGGGAGCTGCCCCTACTGCGGGGGGAAGGTGACGGCCACCGACGTCGAGAGCGAGTGTAGGTTCTGCTTCCTTTCCCTCTGCTTCAAGGTCAAGAGGAAGTTCCACTGCACTCTCTGCGATCGACGTCTGTCTCCTATCCTTGGGATTCTATAATCTATAGGAGCACTGGAAGCTTCAGATTGATAGATAGATGATGATTCCAAGAAGAATCACCATCTCAGTTATGAGCATGGAGGATGGGATACCTTCCCGTTGGTTCGTTGGGTTGGTCGTAACGTATGATGGTTATGTCATGATGagtttatatatacatatatatatatatatttggtttTGATTTTGGTGTTCTTCGATTTGTTTGGATGACGGagggaagggaaaaaaagaaaactgaaaaaggttTCGACAAGGAGAGGGCTCTGGaaactcttcctctctctttttctctctcaaaaGAGTGTTCTTTGGTTTCTCTTTACCCGTATATGAAGATGAATTGAGGGAATTGAAGCcggttatatatttttattcacATCAGAAAAAGGAATGAAAGGTATGAGATCTCTGAtagttagattaattgatttctcTGTTTTGTTTTTAGTTTGAGTTGATCTTGTTGAATGGCGAAGAGAGTCTTGAATTTGATGTGTTGGTTGTACGTGCGCTCGCAACTGACAACGAAAAgctgttgctttttttttttttttttttttgtcttgatatctttttattttgtgCCTTTAAAGTACCCTCTCTAATGTGCCAAAAAGAAAaggtgctctctctctctctgtctctgtcCCTTGTGTCATTATTCGACATAAAAACTCATAGGAAGTGGTCCATGCTGGTTTCGGATGAGCATGAAGTAATCAATCATCAGAGGAATTTCTTATGGTCCCCTGTTAGCATCTGTAAACAACGTTAGCTatctcgtttttttttttaaatgcttcTTCGGACAATTACGTGATTCTACTAGTGAAATCATGGTCAAATCACAGGCTATACTGCTGCCTAGGGGTTAAATGTCCGAGCTAAATTGATAGCAGGAGGGAGCGTTTATTTCTCGTTGGTGGTAGAGCTGCACTGCAGCCCAAGCTGAAATCCAAATATCCTTCCcaagataaaaataataataataataatttgtatAATGTAAATGAAAAAATAGTGTAACTTTACTTGTTCTGTACTCTATTCATCCCGTCCTACTCCAAGATAAATATAGGACAGGTATAGATAATGATCTATCCGGTCTATGTCCGATCCATTGCCATCTCTGGTGCTCGGAGATGGTATCATGGACGAGTTAAAGGAAACATGAAGAATATGGAGCTCCTGCCTCTGCAACTGGTCTCATGATCAATGGCCATGCACCTCAACTTGCAGCATGTTGTTAAGCTGCAGGCTTCCTAATACACGGGGGAACCCATTCCATAGCTGGATCATATTAGACTTGCAGCAGCGCTCATCTTTAGTAGTCTCATCAAATATTTCGATATTTTTCATCTTTGTAGAATAATTATGTACaaactagaaaataaaaaagtaagaaagaaaaatgctttAAGGTACGTTACAATGCCGTTTTTCGTAAGGCAATTAGTGTGAGTTGATCCTGTTGAATGGCGAAGAGAGTCTTGAATTTTTacccaaaagaagaaaaaaaagtcttGAATTTGATGTGCTGGTTGTACGTGCGCTTGCAACTGACAACGAAAAgctgttgctttttttttttgtcttgatATCTTTTTATTTTGCGACTTTAAAGTACTCTCTCTaatgtgccaaaaaaaaaagagtactctctctctctctctctctctctctgtccctTGTGTCATTTCGATATAAATACTCGTAGGAAGTGGTCCATGCTGGTTTCGGACGAGCATGAACTAATCATCAGAGGAATTTCTTATGGTCCCCTGTTAGCATCTGTGAAACAACGTTTGCTAtctcggttttttttttttttgttaaatgcTTCTTGGGACAATTACGTGATTCTACTAACCCATCCAATTGGCTTAAATATACATTCCATCCTGATCTTTTATCATGCCTTGCTAACCCATCCAACTGGCTTCTCCAAAAATTCAACGGAATCACGAATTTAGTGTTTGACGTTTTGAGATAAATCTTCTGAACACCATGAAGTTCCTCGCtctatctctccctctctccctctctctctctctctctgtttatcACCCTTAAACAAGCCAAATCTCTTGGTGAGGTCATCCTAGTTGATTCACTAGTTACAACCCTTGCACCAGTACCGCTTGAGTTTTGCAACAAAAACAATACGCACCATCATTGATCAATGGCTTTTTTATCGAAGTCCCTAATTACATATTAACATATTCTTTTCCAAGCTCCAAAATCATTCGAGATTGCAATCCACCTCCTCCTTCCGGCCACCCTCTTGCTCCCTTCCTTTGGATGCCGGCGAGCCCTTTGAGATAGTTTGATGAAGCAACCATGCAACCGTTGGACTGAGGGTGGACGACTGATTACCTCTggtctttttctgtttttttttttggctaaaccgGATGTATCATCTAGTACGGGTATAGAAACAACTAAAAAAGGCGAAAAATAACATATACTGAAACGCACTAGGCGACTCTCTCTCCTCCACCCAAAAGATATTCCTAGAGTAGTTGGCCACGTATGATGCCACCCAATCTGCAGCCTTATTGACTTCTCTGTATACATGTCTCGTCTGAAAGACTAATTCGTTACAAACCATAGCTCGAATGTTTCTAAGCAGCAAGTGGTAGTCGCCCACACCGCCCGAGCTCTGCTGTATCCACCCAATAACCATCGCTGAATCACCCTCAAGCAGGATAGTTCTAGCTTGCAGTGCCCGCCGAGCATAACCCAAGTCGGCCCAAGCCGCCCTCAGCTTAGCCCTCGGAACCGAGGTGTCGAAGATCTAGTAGGCCGTAGCCGCAACCATCCTAAAGTCCGGACCTCTAATAATAAAGCCATCACCTCCTCTCACTGTCTAGGCACCTGCATGAAAGACACCACATGGCACCAAACTTCGAGAGGAATCATAGCAAGCCTCCAAACCCTCTTCGCATGCTGGCACTAGAACAGGGCGTGGTCCACAGACTTATCCACTGGCACTCGGGACACTGTGGGTGATTGCCCAATCCCCTCTCACACAGCACAAGTCTCATCAGGAGAAAGCTCCAAGCAAGACCTTCTAGAGGAATAAGGCCACCTCGAGTGCTAGCCGAACCGCCAAATCGATCTACAATCCGGTCCCAGATGCTGCTCGCTCTAGAGGATGATGTAGACATCACCCACCCTGACCCTGGATCTGCATGTCGTACTCCACACCCTGACATGTGGACTGGCACATCCCGGGACTGGCAAcgatcggatcctctcctcgaGCTGATCACCAACCAGCTGGCAAAGCCAGATGGTATCCCACCCTGCCCCATTGGGATGAAGAAGACCGTAGACCCGAAGTCCCTCACGGGCCTCAACATTGACTATGGTCGTCCAATGCCTCAACGGGAGGTACAACTTCTATCCATGCACTTCATATTAGCCTAGAGTTTGCTCTAAGCAATATAGCAAACTCTATCCACCCTACCACGTCAATCCCTCGAGCCACTAGGAAACGATAAACCCCATGCACAATCACATGAGGAGAGTTGGCATTATATACTAGAATAGATGAAAAAGACTAATTGATGATACAAAGATAAACACTTGGCGTAACATATCAAATTGGTCGCCATGAAAAGAGAGGTTAGTTTATATGAAGTTAGGATAACCACAATTGATCTTTGATCTCACATCAAGAGTAAAGACCATTTAAGAATACTTATTCATTAACTTCTATTTTTTCCATCCTTTTCCCTGGATTCAAGCTATATATATCTTAAGACAGCATTTGAAATAACTAAATAGCATTAAACTTGATTCCAACCAGGTTGTTCAAAACTAATCAATTTTAATTCCTGTTCAACACAAAGTTATAAAGCTGGCCATAGATGCTTTATCTACGGGAAAAGAGAATACATCTATGCCAGATTATCAATAATTGAAACCCTTCAACAAAAACAGACCATTCAAAAACTTGGAAAGCAAATCTAAACATACATGCAAAGAAACAAGCGAAACATGTTCAACAAGAAGAAATGTCTAAATTCTACCTCACTAAAGAATGGATTAGACCGCCTAGAAACATTGATCTACAATGTTAGTGTTGTGAGCAATAATGTCCTCATCCTgcagattgttttttttttcttttttgattggTTTTAAAATGTTAGCCCTCATGTTATCCCACACACTACATGTTCCTCATAAGGTAATGCTACTCCAAGAAACTATATTGCATTTGTGATTGGTGACCGTTATCCTGGGGGAGATCACAACATCTAAAAGCACCCTTTGTTTCCAGGGAGGGAAAACTACCAGGTGTCTTTGATTACTAGGTCCAGGTACTTTGACATGCACCACCCTGAGACCTGAACCTCATACCTCTTGGTATCACCTAGTTCACAACATTTAGATCAAGAAATATTATCTACCGCAACAAGCTATTCCACCCAACTCAGCAAGTAgtatttaatagaaaccttgcAGCAGGTGTAATCACAAAATGAACATAAAATCGCAGACGAGAAGTGTCAAATATAAATTCAATCCTTCAAAAAACCGAAATACCAGTGTCATGATTCCTCCACTACAAGTAAATGCCTTCTTCAATTATGAAAAAGATGGATCTAAAGTTAAGTTACCTGCCTTCAACAAAAACAGACAACAGTAAAACCTCTGAAGTGAAAAGTCTAATTCATCCTTCTGATGAGCTCATTAATGTAGTCCTCGCGGTTTCCTGCATCCCCTCCTTCAACAtagtgcttcctcttcttcttcaggcCACTCAATGGTGCCTTAAGCTTGAATGGCCACAAGAAGTTGTTTGCTTCCTTGAAGTGTGGCCCCACAGTCATGATTTCATGAACGAGATCCTCAATGCAGATAATCCCATACTTCCCTAGGCCCTGCAATTCAACAATAACAAATTACTAATGACAAACAAGAGCCTAAAAGCACATAAGCTGAACAATTAACATCACttgcatccaaaaaaaaaaagataagaatcTCCAACAGCACAATACCTGTTCTATGATTGAGTTATCTGTCAGAGGAATCCTCTGCTTGTTCAACTTCCCATATCCCCTCTTGTATATCAACTCCCTGACACTCTTCAAATTAGGGTACCTAAAAACATCATATTTTCCCCAGTTTTTAGCACACTACCGCATGCATGATCAAATCCTTATAGTGAAAAACTAAGTGGAAAACCATGACAAGATTTAGTACCCATATGTCACATATGGCTCGACCCGACGCAACATGTTTATCGTGGCCTTGTTAACTTTCAAGAACACACCGTTAAATATCTACAAACAAATTGGGCAACACTTCATTAACCAAGCAGAACAAAGCCAAACAAAATGTAAGCTTTAAACAAAATAACAACGAAACGATTGATAGAATGCATGCTTGCCTGCCTAAGCCTCAAGAGCTGCAAAATCTTTCGGGTTTTCGGGTGCATGGCATTGATACTACATAATAAGATCAAAAGCAAACAGAGAGTAAAAaatccaattaagaacaaataaaCAACCAAGCGATCAAATACCACAGATGAGTAGCAACTTAAGGGTCCAAAATACTAgagaaaaaagggagaaaatcgAATTTTGGACTTACCCACGGATTCGGATGATAAAGAGAAGCTTGGGTTCGGGGCTGACGTAGAACCCTCCCTTCAACCTCGCCTCGCGTTTCAGGCGGATGAGCTCCTTCTCCTAATAAACAATACCCATTTCTCACCAATCAgtcaaaaaaacaaacaaaaaaaaaatcgaagctTGAGagataaaagagaaagaaaagtatTTGGCGTTGCAGCACCTGGGATTCGTAATCCTTGGCGTATTGCTGCGCTCTGGGGAAGATAACCTTGCGGTTTTCGCGGTCCTTCTTCTTACTGGCCTCGAGCGCCGTCTTCTTCGCCAGCGCCCactcctcctccctctttctcttcttcagcACCGACTCCGGTATCACCGCCTTCGCCTCTCCCTCCGCCATCTCCCTCTTCGTCCCTCCGCGGAATCCCTAGCAGAGAAAGGGAATCGTAGAATCAAATTGgggcaagatcttggagaaaaaaaaaaaaaaaaaaaaaaccctagatCCGGATCCGGAcgtttaccttctttggatcGGAAATGGCGACGGGGTTCGAGGGAGGAGGGGCGCGGGGGCAGATGGACGAGGTTTTAAGGATTTCTGGGAGCGAAGACCCAGGGATTCCGACGGTCGTGATACCGCATGGGTGTCAAACAAGATCTGGACCGTAGAACCATATTTGTTTGCGGTGTTCGTAGGAACACAGATAAGCTAACGTATTCAACGGCTTCCATGATTCCATCTCCAGATCCTGGCCGTCCGAATATGCTAATACTCGTGCAAGATCACAACGTGCTATCTTACGACAGCATCCCAGCACAGTACCGGAGCCCGGGTTGTCCTGGGCCAGTATTTCGGGCCAGGCCTTGTTACAGCTTAAGGTTTTCTGGGCCTATAATTTTGGGCCAGGCCCTGGTTACTGTTGCCTAACAAAGCTCCGCTTGGCCTAGCATGTTTAGATTTGATGGCTTATTGGGTCGTCCATCTGCCATGATTCATGCTCTGAGATGAGTGGGACGACATCCACGGTTGGTCGGCCTTGAGATTCACAAGCCACAGATGATGCAGGTTAATTGTTGGTGCGATCGTCTGCCGTGTAGGAATCTCAAAGCTGAAACTTGAAAACTCTTATTCCTGCACATGCGCGGAGGCAGCTGAGGTAACTAACATTGGGATCATAGTTGTATCAAAAATTATTAAGTGGGTCAGGTCCACCGTCGATCTAGGATAAAATAAATCTACTCAAAATCCATCAACAGTGATTTGGTCCTATTTGgctaagcttttttttttttgcttaaaacagGTGCATCAAACAGTACGTgtatgaatacacccaataagatcaaaatacagtAACTCACGGAGTGCCAATGGCAACTCCCCCTCACCCGACCAAAGAGCATACCCCAAATGGTGGGCCACGTAGGCAGCTACCCAATCCGCCGCCCCGTTGGCCtccctgaatacatgcttggcctggatggccaTCCCATCTCTCATCATCACCATGATATCACGGATCAAGGGGTGGTCTGTGCCCTCACCCCTTAATCCCCTCTGAATCCACCCGATgacagtggccgagtcaccctccaataTAATCGAGCTGGCCCGCAACACCATCCGTGCATGACGAAGGCCTGCCCAGGCTGCCCGCAGCTCTGCTCCGGGGACCGATGTATCAAACAACTGGCAGCCACCTGCGGCTACCGCCCTCGCATACAAGTCTCGTATGACAAAACCTGCACCGCCACGCATGCCGTCATCCCAAACCGACCCATCAAAGttaaccttgaggaaactcgggggtgggggctcccaggtgaaaaacaccatccgaggagctgccgaagcaagaggggaaccccaggtgtcccaagCTATCAAAGGTCTATCTGTAGGTAGGGTAGGCCTAATCTCTGTGGCCTGTGCCCGCGCAAGCTCTGCCACAAACCTCGGTGACATCCTGCGCTCGCCAAGAGTACGGGCGTTCCTAGCCAACCAAATCTGATAtgctgtgcaagtcgctctgATACCCTCATCGCGAGTCTGTGAACTGGCTAACCACTGACGCATCACCCTGAGAAACTGTAGTCGCGCACTCCGCGCTCCCTGCGGGATCCCAGTCCACTGCCATGTCGCCCTCGCCCATGTACACTGGAAGAGCACATGGTCCACTgactcctcagctccacacGTCTCGCACTCTGCTGGGACCGCCCAGCCACGCCTGCTCAGCtctgctctcgtcggaaggcggtccCAGCATATCTTCCATAGGAAGAGAGCTACCCTCGGGTGAAGGCCCGACCTCCAAGTCCAGATACAGTCCGGCCCCGGCTCGTGCTCCGTCTGAATAATGCGGGAGAGATCTCCTAATCTGACACTGGCCCGGCTCGAGGTGCCCCACACCCTGACGTCCGGCCCCCCACAACCGGGTAACGGAAGGGACCGGATCCTCGCAACTAGGTGCGCCCCAAACACCAACCTGAGTCTGGCCTCATCCCACTCTGCCCCTCCTGGGGCTAGGAGGTCACAC
This is a stretch of genomic DNA from Phoenix dactylifera cultivar Barhee BC4 chromosome 9, palm_55x_up_171113_PBpolish2nd_filt_p, whole genome shotgun sequence. It encodes these proteins:
- the LOC103714103 gene encoding 60S ribosomal protein L7-4-like, with translation MAEGEAKAVIPESVLKKRKREEEWALAKKTALEASKKKDRENRKVIFPRAQQYAKDYESQEKELIRLKREARLKGGFYVSPEPKLLFIIRIRGINAMHPKTRKILQLLRLRQIFNGVFLKVNKATINMLRRVEPYVTYGYPNLKSVRELIYKRGYGKLNKQRIPLTDNSIIEQGLGKYGIICIEDLVHEIMTVGPHFKEANNFLWPFKLKAPLSGLKKKRKHYVEGGDAGNREDYINELIRRMN